One Glycine max cultivar Williams 82 chromosome 6, Glycine_max_v4.0, whole genome shotgun sequence DNA segment encodes these proteins:
- the LOC100812758 gene encoding disease resistance protein RUN1: MAFTSNDVIQCTSSSSFEYDVFVSFRGEDTRNSFTGFLLQALKKEGIEAFKDDKDIRKGESIAPELIRAIEGSHVFLVVFSKDYASSTWCLRELAHIRNCIQTSPRHLLPIFYDVDPSQVRKQSGDYQKAFAQHQQSFRFQEKEINIWREVLELVANLSGWDIRYKQQHAVIEEIVQQIKNILGSKFSTLPYDNLVGMESHFAKLSKLICLGPANDVRVVGITGMGGIGKSTLGRALYERISHQFNSLCYIDDVSKLYQGYGTLGVQKQLLSQSLNERNLEICNVSDGTLLAWKRLSNAKALIVLDNVDQDKQLDMFTGGRVDLLRKCLGRGSIVIIISRDKQILKAHGVDVIYQVKPLNDEDAARLFCRKAFKSNYIVSDFEKMTGDALLHCQGHPLAIEVLGSSLFDKDVSHWRSALASLRVNKSKNIMNVLRISFDQLEDTHKEIFLDIACFFNGRYVEGVKEVLDFRGFNLEYGLQVLIDKSFITATFKIHMHDLLCDLGKCIVREKSPTKPRKWSRLWDFKDFYKVMSDNMPAENVEAIVVQMNHHHGTTMGVDGLSTMSHLKLLQLESSIPDSKRKFSGMLVNLSNELGYLKWIFYPFKCLPPSFEPDKLVELILRHSNIKKLWKGRKKQKKAQMSYIGDSLYLETLNLQGCIQLKEIGLSIVLSRRLSYLDLKDCKCLINLPRFGEDLILQILVLEGCQKLRHIDSSIGLLKKLRRLDLKNCKNLVSLPNSILGLNSLECLNLSGCSKLYNIQLLYELRDAEHLKKIDIDGAPIHFQSTSSYSRQHKKSVGCLMPSSPIFPCMCELDLSFCNLVQIPDAIGIICCLEKLDLSGNNFVTLPNLKKLSKLFSLKLQHCKKLKSLPELPSRIDLPTDAFDCFRLMIPSYFKNEKIGLYIFNCPELVDRDRCTDMALSWMILISQVQFKLPFNRRIQSVTTGSEIPRWFNNQHEGNCVSLDASPVMHDHNWIGVAFCLMFVVPHETLSAMGFSDSDCPPWHFFGDIPVDFYGDLDLELVLDKSDHMWLFFVSRTQFSRQFPLKLKYLGRLVLKCDKRMGWSESYAEVKKYGYRWVYKEDKEEPSNPLARKRKFGEIEENEGKRKKGIISAEGRKDDATSSQEKTIKLLQNEFENLSL; the protein is encoded by the exons ATGGCTTTTACTTCTAATGACGTCATCCAATGcacctcttcttcttcgtttGAGTATGACGTGTTTGTGAGCTTCCGCGGTGAAGACACACGCAACAGCTTCACCGGTTTTCTTCTTCAAGCTCTGAAAAAAGAAGGCATCGAGGCCttcaaagatgataaagatatcAGGAAAGGCGAATCCATAGCACCAGAGCTAATACGAGCCATTGAAGGGTCTCATGTTTTCCTTGTTGTCTTTTCCAAGGACTATGCTTCCTCAACTTGGTGCCTGCGTGAACTAGCACATATCAGGAATTGCATTCAAACATCACCCAGACATCTTCTGCCTATTTTTTATGATGTTGATCCATCACAAGTGCGAAAACAGAGTGGAGACTATCAGAAAGCCTTTGCCCAACACCAACAAAGTTTCAGGTTCCAAGAGAAGGAAATTAACATATGGAGAGAAGTTCTGGAACTAGTAGCCAATCTCTCTGGTTGGGATATCAGATATAA GCAACAACATGCAGTGATTGAAGAAATTGTCCAGcagataaaaaatatcttggGTTCCAAATTTTCAACTCTTCCATATGATAATCTAGTTGGGATGGAATCTCATTTTGCTAAATTATCAAAGCTAATATGTCTGGGACCAGCTAATGATGTTCGAGTTGTTGGAATTACTGGGATGGGTGGAATAGGAAAGTCAACTCTTGGTCGAGCTTTATATGAAAGAATCTCTCATCAATTTAATTCTCTTTGTTATATTGATGATGTAAGTAAa CTTTATCAAGGTTATGGTACATTAGGTGTACAAAAACAGTTACTTTCACAATCTCTAAACGAAAGAAATCTAGAGATTTGCAATGTATCTGATGGAACACTTCTGGCATGGAAGAGGCTATCCAATGCAAAGGCACTTATAGTTCTTGACAATGTAGATCAAGATAAACAACTTGATATGTTTACAGGAGGTAGAGTTGACCTGTTACGTAAATGTCTAGGTAGAGGAAGCATAGTCATTATAATTTCTAGAgataaacaaatattgaaaGCACATGGAGTAGATGTTATTTACCAAGTGAAGCCATTGAATGATGAAGATGCTGCTCGATTGTTTTGTAGAAAAGCTTTCAAAAGTAATTATATTGTGAGTGATTTTGAAAAGATGACTGGTGATGCATTATTACATTGTCAAGGTCATCCCTTAGCAATTGAAGTATTGGGCTCATCTTTGTTTGATAAGGATGTTTCTCATTGGAGAAGTGCATTGGCTTCTCTAAgagtaaataaaagtaaaaatattatgaatgtgTTGCGAATAAGTTTTGATCAATTAGAGGATACACACAAGGAAATATTTCTTGATATTGCTTGTTTCTTCAATGGTAGATATGTGGAAGGTGTGAAAGAAGTTCTAGATTTTCGTGGATTTAATCTAGAATATGGCCTACAAGTTCTCATTGATAAATCATTTATAACCGCGACATTTAAAATTCACATGCATGACTTGTTATGCGATTTAGGCAAGTGTATTGTAAGAGAAAAATCACCTACGAAGCCAAGAAAGTGGAGTAGGTTGTGGGATTTTAAAGATTTCTACAAAGTTATGTCAGACAATATg CCAGCAGAAAATGTCGAGGCCATTGTAGTTCAAATGAATCACCATCATGGGACAACAATGGGGGTTGATGGTCTATCAACAATGAGTCACCTTAAGTTACTTCAACTTGAAAGTTCTATTCCTGATTCAAAAAGGAAATTTTCTGGAATGCTTGTTAATCTTTCCAATGAATTAGGGTATCTTAAATGGATTTTCTATCCTTTTAAGTGTTTGCCACCCAGTTTTGAGCCAGACAAACTTGTTGAGTTGATCTTGCGTCATAGCAACATCAAAAAACTTTGGAAAGGCAGAAAG aaacaaaagaaagccCAAATGTCATATATTGGAGATTCCCTATATCTTGAGACGCTTAATCTCCAAGGATGTATTCAACTCAAAGAGATTGGTCTGTCCATTGTTCTTTCACGAAGGCTTTCTTATCTGGATTTGAAAGATTGCAAATGTCTTATCAATTTGCCACGGTTTGGAGAGGACCTAATTCTTCAAATCCTAGTACTCGAAGGATGTCAAAAACTCAGACACATTGATTCATCCATCGGTCTTCTAAAAAAGCTCAGAAGATTGGATTTGAAAAACTGCAAAAATCTAGTAAGCTTACCCAATAGCATACTAGGCCTCAATTCTCTTGAATGTCTGAATCTCTCTGGCTGTTCAAAACTGTACAACATCCAGTTATTATATGAACTAAGGGATGCAGAGCATTTGAAGAAGATTGATATAGATGGAGCTCCTATTCATTTCCAATCAACATCTTCCTACTCCagacaacataaaaaatcagTTGGGTGCTTAATGCCTTCCTCGCCAATTTTTCCATGTATGTGTGAACTTGATCTAAGTTTCTGTAATTTAGTTCAAATTCCTGATGCTATTGGAATTATATGTTGCTTAGAAAAGCTAGATTTAAGTGGTAACAATTTTGTTACACTGCCCAACCTCAAGAAGCTTTCCAAACTGTTCAGTTTAAAGTTACAACATTGCAAGAAGTTGAAATCTTTGCCTGAGCTCCCTTCACGGATTGACTTGCCAACTGATGCATTCGATTGTTTTAGGCTAATGATTCCATCTTATttcaagaatgaaaaaatagGATTATACATTTTTAACTGCCCAGAATTAGTTGATAGGGATCGCTGCACTGACATGGCTCTTTCATGGATGATACTAATTTCTCAG GTGCAATTCAAACTTCCTTTTAACCGGAGGATTCAAAGTGTTACCACTGGAAGTGAAATACCAAGGTGGTTCAATAATCAGCATGAGGGAAATTGTGTAAGCTTAGACGCATCTCCTGTTATGCATGACCATAATTGGATTGGCGTTGCGTTTTGTTTAATGTTCGTGGTACCTCATGAAACACTCTCAGCGATGGGTTTTTCAGATTCAGATTGCCCACCATGGCATTTTTTTGGTGATATTCCAGTGGATTTTTATGGAGATCTAGATCTAGAACTTGTTTTAGACAAATCAGATCACATGTGGCTATTCTTTGTTAGTCGAACACAATTCAGTAGACAATTCCCTCTCAAGCTCAAATATCTTGGCAGGTTGGTTTTGAAATGTGATAAAAGGATGGGCTGGAGTGAGTCATATGCTGAGGTGAAGAAATACGGATATCGCTGGGTATATAAAGAGGATAAAGAAGAGCCATCAAATCCGTTGGCTAGGAAGCGCAAATTTGGGgaaattgaagaaaatgaaggaaaaagaaagaaaggaataaTCTCAGCAGAAGGGAGAAAAGATGATGCAACCTCCTCCCAGGAAAAGACAATCAAGTTgttgcaaaatgaatttgaaaatctTAGCCTGTAG